The Haloterrigena turkmenica DSM 5511 genome includes the window CAAAATCAACAGATTGTCCCAGTCTTCGGACATAATGCGAGTTCCTTTTCCGTGTCGGAGCCGAAAAGCGAGGTTATTGAGTTCGATAGGAACGTATCGTAACACACTCTTAGAGGTCCGGAGTAGCCCTCCGCTGGCGTAGAGTTCCTTCGCTTTGCGGAGATGGTGACGCATACGATGTGGAACTTCCCTCCGGGGAAATAACGTTTCGGTTCAGAGAGCGGCCATTAGTTGTTCAAACTTTGTAACCCAATGCCTCTAGTTGTTCATCGAGCTCTTCCCGAGACATCCGTGCATTATTCGGTTCCTCGACTGTCGGTTCGTGGGTTTCGTTGTCTTCCGCGGACGTAATTACCCACGGGACCTTCCGGATCTGAGGGTGAAGGCTTCCGAGTTTGTGGCCGAGGATTCCGTACTCGCCGAACGCTTCGCCGTGGTCGGAAGAGATTGCCACTCGGTTCGCGTTCAAATTATTCAGGAGGAGTCCAATGTCATCCAAGACGTATCGAAGATCGCTCATGTACGCCTCCCAAATGCTGTCGAGGTCCCCTGTTTCGTAGTAATAGTTCCACCAGTCGTACTCGTGATACTCCAAGTCACGATCCTCTTCGAGTGCTTTCGAAAACCAAGGCGTATGCGGTTGGTGATACTGGAGGATAAGACGATCAAAGTCACGTTCGCGCCCAACCGAGATCGCGCGGTCGGTCACGTATCTCGGTGGCGTGTTTCCTTCCGTATGTCCGAACGGCCCCTCTTCTCCGATGGTTTCGAATTTAAAAAGATACTCCGCCTTACCGAGTTCGCTTATATCTACGGACGGAAAGAGGCGAAGCGTCTTAAATGGCAACGGTCTATCGCTATCGGTCTCGTGGACCTTTGTGTCTAACACCTCTTGGATATGGCTCTGAGCCGATAGGAACGCAGTTTCCCGGATTTGATCGAGATGTTGTTCGTCGAACGTACGGGCGAGCCATTCGGCGGACGCACCCCCTACCGACCAGATACTGTCGACGGTATTGATAAAGTCGTACTCATCTTGGACGATGCGCATAGCGTCCACTCGACACGTATCGAGTAGGATCAGAACGTCCCACTTACGATCAAATACGTTCGTTCCGATCGTTCGGTGGCCGTTGACGGCGATTGCTGGAACTCTGTATAGATAGTCAAGTAAGACCGAATCAACCACTCGAGACGGATTTTTCAGTCCTTTCAGTATATTCTCCTGATTGAGATCCGGCATAGTGTTTAAGTGTTCGGTTGTGAGTCTCCCCTTCTCAATCTTAATGCTATCGGTCAGAACGACCCCGGGTATCATCGCAAAAGCATACTGACGTATGTTAGCTTGTCATGTGAATCGCAACTACCAAACTAGAGTTTAAAGTAGCCGAAATTTGACCCAGTACATGATGGAACGATACACGCTTGAGAATATCAAAAAAGTGCTTCAGAGACCGGAATACGTCCTCTGGGAACTCCAACGAATCGCGTTCGATCTGCGCCACAGCGGTGACTCAGTTGACGTGATGGAACAAGACTGGGACAATCTTATTCTCCTTGACGCCTGCCGTTACGACCGTTTTGAAGCGCAAAATACGATGTCTGGCGATCTCTCGGCCGTCGTCTCACATGGGGGCCGAAGCTGGGAGTTCATGAAAGGGAACTTCGTTGGCGAGCAGTACCATGACACCGTCTATGTGACCGCTAATCCCCACACTGAAAAGTTGGCCGACGACGTGTTCCACGCAGTTCATCCCCTCTATATCGATGAATGGAACGAAGAGCGCGAAACTGTGCTTCCGGGCGACGTCGTCGACGCGGTACTGGACGCATACGAGCGGTACCCGAACAAACGGATCATCGCGCACTTCATGCAGCCCCACCGTCCCTATCTTGGTCCGACTGCGGAAACGCTACAGGAGGAGTACAATATCCGCGGGTTCAACCGAAACATCGCCCACATCGGGGCACGGACGGACCAACCCTCGTACGCGACGCTCCTCGAGCGGGGCGAAATCCCGATCGACAAGACCCGCCAGGCCTATCGCGAGACGCTCGACATCGTACTTGACCACGTGACGTCGCTCACCGAGCAACTCACCGGCAAGACCGTCGTTTCGGCAGACCACGGCGAAATGCTCGGTGAGCGACTGACTCCGTTGACAAAGCCCAAGTTCGGCCATTCATTCAAATACATCCGCAATCGGACGCTGTACGTCGTCCCGTGGCTAGAGTTGGAGGCAGACGCTCGACGCGACATCACGAGCGACGAACCGATCGCCTTCGAGCGGGCCGAGTCCGCCACGGTCGAAGAACGTCTTCGGTCGCTGGGATACAAGTGAACCCGCATCCGAAACTCCCGGACTCCGTGTCATCAGACGGCTCGATACTATCGCAGCCATGGATGAGGAGTCGCGACCATCCACCCCGATTCGACTGTCGATGCTTGCGAGTGGCCAACAGGGGAGCTGACATCACTCCCGCTGGGGACTTCGAACGGGTCATTCGACACTGTCTCCGCTCTGTTCGCCTTCCCGAAGCGTGCGTTCAGGGAGACCCAGGGCATTCGGCGAATGTCGGGGGGCCAACGATAACCGTTCCGAACGACGCGAGGCGCCTGGCAAGCCATAGAGCGTCAGGTACTTGTAGTACACGCAGCATTATGAGGCAACTATGACCCTTCTACACCGGGCGTATCGACTGTTCCGCTCGGAGGGCGCTGGAGCGGTCGCGAGCGGGGCCCGAAAGAAGATCCTCGCTCGGTTCGATCCGATCTATCAGCGGACAAAGCCCGAGTACAAGCGGTATTCGGTCGGCGACGCGAGTGCCGAGTTCGACATGTCCCGCCGCCGGCTGGGTCGACACGACTTCGCCGACGACATCCGCTCCGAACGGTCGCTCATTGAACGCGTCCTCTCGGCCGTTGAGGCGGACGACGTGTTCTACGATGTCGGCGCGAACGTCGGTATCTACTCCTGTCTGGTCGGAAGCCGGCTAGGATCAGGGCACGTTGTCGCCTTCGAGCCGACGCCGGACGCCTACAACGTCCTCCGCCGGAACGTCGACCGAAACGACGCGCCGGTCGAGACGTTCAACGTCGCGCTGTCCGACACGAACGGAACGACCCGAATGGCCGTGAACGGACGGACAGGCCACCAGTTCGCCGACGGCCGCGACGGGACCCTCGAGATCGAGACGCGACGCGGCGACGACCTCGTCAGCGAACGTGACCTCCGGCCGCCGAATGTCTGCAAGATCGATATCGAAGGGGCGGAGTATCTCGCGCTCGAGGGGCTTCGCGAGACACTCAACGATCCGGCCTGTCGTCGCGTCTTCTGTGAGATACACACGGAGAAGATACGGGAGATCGGGGGCAGTGCCGACGAGGTGGAAACGCTCTTTCGGGAACTGGGCTTCGAACTCAAGTTCCGCGGCGACCGGCGCGCGAACTATTTCATCGAGGCGAGTCGGTCGGCCGAACACCGATGAGAAGAGACGAATGACGCGAATCGCCCTCGTCACCCCACGATACCCGCCGACCCACGCCGGCGGCGGAGAGATCAGCGCTCGGCTGCTCGCCGAGCAGCTCCACGCTCGAGACGCCGTCGACGAAGTGGTCGTCTACTCGTTCGACGGCGAGTCCACGGAGACGGTCGGGGGGGTTCCGGTCTTCCGGCTCGCGGACGTTCCGCAGTACCCCTACACCCTGCCGAACGAGATCGCCTACCGGAAGCTCAGGGCGGTCGGGCCAGACCCTGACGTGATCCACGCGTACAACATGCACCTCCATCCCGCCGTGGGACGGCTCTCCGCGACGCTCGACGTTCCCGCGGTGGCGACGCTGAACGCGTACCCGCTCGTCGACTGGGCAGAGGTGAACGTGAGCCCCTCGCTCAAGCGCCGACTGTACGAACGAACACTGCTGCGCCTCGAACGGCCTCGTCTACTGGAGCAGATGGCGAACATCGGCCTATTTCTGCCGCTTAGCAGCGCTGTCGAGCGGGTCTACCGGAGCCACGGGCTCGAGACTGCCGACTACGAAGTGATCCCAAATATGCTCGATCCGTCCTTCGAGGTCCCCGCCGATGGGACCGAGGAGACGGATCAGGTGGAGCTGCTGTATGTCGGCTATCTCCGGGACACGAAGGGGGTACGGTATCTCGTCGACGCGATGGATCGCCTCCCGGAGCAGATCGAACTGACGGTCGTCGGCGACGGGCCGGAGCGGGACGCGCTGGAAGCCCGCGCCGCGAAAGCTGCCGCATTCGACAGGATCGAGTTCACCGGCTCGGTCCCCTACGAGGAGGTTACTCGAGCGTACGCGGACGCGGACGTGTTCGTCCACCCCGGCGTCTGGCCGGAGCCGTTCGGTCGGACGATTCTCGAGGCGATGCAGGCCGGACTCCCGGTTGTTGCGACGGACATCGGCGGTCCCGCGGAAACCGTCCCCCAGTCGGAACTGCTGGCCGAACCCGGCGATCCGGCGAGCCTGAGCGAGAGCATCGAATACGCCGTCACGAACCGCGACCGGATCGGCCGTGAGAACCGACAGTTCGTCGAAGAGCAGTATCATCCGGATGTTGTCGTTCCGCGGTTTCACGACGTCTACGAGCGCGTCCGCCGGGACTGACGCCGAACGGACGCGCTCTCAGTCACCGACGGGAGACCCGTGAAGGATATGGCCGTTGGTCAACGAAACGAACGTAATGACCGATTTCGGAGCGGCCGATCGAGAGCTGGCGGTCGCCCACTGGGGCGAACACGCTAACGGTGGCGGCGATCGCCTCGCTTGGGAACTCGCACGGGTCTTCGAGGACGCACCGTTCTACGTCGGCTGGCGCGACGAATCCATCGAGCCGGCCGATATCGAGGCCGAACAGCTCATCCAAGATCGGCTGCTGAACCGCGCCCTCGAACAGGGTGGACTGGCACGCCAGCTCGCCCATCTCGTGGGGTGGCAGCTCGCGTCGCCGCTGCGGGAGTACGACATCCTCGTCACGAGCGGGAACGAGCCGCTGTTTTACGTCGCTCCAACCGAGCAGACGTGGGTCGCGTATATTCATCACACGAACCGCAGACAATCGGATCAGATCACCGAGATCGAATCTGCACGGTTCCCTCGGCTCCAATTGCTCGTTTACTACGCGATCCGTGTCCTGTTCGATCACAACACTCATCGACCCGATCTCTATGTCGTCAACTCCGAACTCGTCAAGCGTCGAGTCGAGCGGTACTGGGGCGTCCCGAGTGAGAAGATCCGCGTTGTGTATCCGCCCGTCGATACCCACAAATACAATCCGACCGACGAGGAGACGGAAGAGTACTACGTGACCCTATCGCGGCTGGATTGGCACAAAGATATCGACGGGATCGTCAGAGCATTCAACGAACTTGAGCAGCGACTACTCGTCGCCGGTGACGGGCCCGAGCGCGAGCGCCTCGAACGCATGGCCGGCGACAACGTCGAGTTTCTGGGGTTCGTCGACGAGGCCGAGAAACAGCGCCTACTATCGGGTGCGAAAGCGTTTGTATTCAACGGCCGTGACGAGGACTTCGGGATTGCTCCAGTCGAAGCGCTGGCGGCCGGTACGCCACTGCTCGGGGTCAAGGAGGGAATGACACAGTTTCAGGTCGTCGACGGGAAGAACGGCTATCGACACACTCGAACAGGAGAGACCGGACCGTCCCTTACCGAGACGATTCGCCGGTTCGAGAAAGAAGGGGTCGATTGGTCTGCGTCGGAGATTGCCACTTTCGCCGACCGCTTCTCCGTAGATGCGTTCCATGACAGTATGCGAGACGCAGTCGATACGGCGGTCTCGAACGCTGACATCACCCCCTCCTGGTACGAACAGTACGAATCGGACAACTGAGTCGTTTACAATTCGTAACGGTTACGTGCTACTTACGGTGTCGCTCTCAACGGTCAGTTCTGTTCGATCCATTTCGATTAACCCGTACAGGTAACCGAACCCGACCGCCGCGGTAAAAATAAAGATCGTCACGAGCTGCTTCGCTTTCGCACTCGAGGGCCGTCGCACGAGATCCGACAGCCGCTCCGGAACGAACTCGAGCATGAGATCCCGTAGATACTCGTTTTTATCACCCTTCGCCTCGGGCAGCAGCAGATCCATGATCCGTTTCGAGTATCCCTGCCAGAACGATCGGAATACCAGCCACTGGAAGTCCCCACGATAGTCGAACAGTTTGTGATGGACCACCGCATCCGTGTTGTAGATCACGCCCCGTCCGTACTTGTTCGCGATTCGAATGCAGACGGGCGCCTCGTGGGCCTGGATGTGGCGATCGCCGTGGCGGCCCGTGTTCTCGTCGTAGCCGCCGACGTTCAAGAACACCTCGCGGCGAAACGAGATGTTCGAGCCGTACGTGTTCCGCAGTTCTTCCATGTGCTCGCCCATGCCGCGCTCGTCACAGCCGACAAGCCAGTAGAACTCCGCCGGGAAGAAGTCGGGTTTCTCGGTCACCCAATCAGGAGCGACGTGGCCGCCGACGGCGAGGGCGTCGGTCTCCTCGTAGACGCGAGCCAGTTCCGCGACCCAGTCGTCCTCGGCCACGGCGTCGTCGTCGATGAACGCGACGACGTCGCCGGTGGCGATCTCGGCGCCTCGAGTCCGACTGTGCGAAATTCCCTGATTCTCGTCGTTACAGTGCAAGACGACGTCATCGAGGCCCCCGTAATCGTTTTGGACTTGTTCGAAGACCGGTTCGTTCCCGTCGACGAGGATGACAACCTCGAGCGGGTCGTAGGTTTGTGAGAGGACGCTGTCGACGCACTCGGAGAAGACGTCGTAGCGATCCATCGCGTAGGTACAGATAACGACGGAGACCTTCATCGAGACTCGATTGCGATGACCGCAGAATAAGCTTTTTCCTTCAAACACCTCGAACGGTCGTTCTCGAACGCGAATAGCAATCCGATAGCGATAGTCAACGAGACCGAAAACTGCCGGAGGTGTGGGTGTTAGGGCTCCCGGATATCAAACGTCGGTCGGTAGATGACAAGGCTTATTCTCCACTTGTGTCTGGTGGAACCTAATGAGTACGGACACCGAACACGTCGAGGAGGACTCCGAGACGTCATCCTCCCTCCTCGAGACGTGGTCTGACTGGTATCACATCCCCGTGCTCGGGGCTGTGATGCTGTTTATGTTCTGGGTGCGGACCCAGGCGTACGACCGATTCGTTACCGAAGACGGGAGTCCCGCCCTCGCGGGCGTCGACTCGTGGTATCACTGGCGAACAATCGAATGGACGGCGGAGAACTACCCGAACACGATGCCCTACGAGGTGTGGACCGGGTTTCCGGAAGGCAACTACGTCGGCCAGTTCGGTACCCTGTTCGACCAACTAATCGTCACGGTCGCGATGATCGTCGGGCTCGGCAATCCGTCGACTGAGACCGTCTACACCGTCGCACTACTGATGATCCCGGCGATGGCCGCGCTCGTGGCGATTCCGGTCTTCTACGCGGGTCGGCGCCTCGGCGGCACGCTCGGGGGCATCGTCTCCGTGCTCGTGCTCGCACTCGCGAAAGGGCAGTTCCTGACGCGGTCGACGGTCGGCCAGCTCGACCACCACGTCGGCGAGGTGCTGTTCATGGCGATCGCCGTCGTCGCGATGATGGTCGCGCTCACCGTCGCCGAGCGCGACCAGCCGATCTACGAACTGGTCGTCGACAGGGACTGGGACGCGCTGCGAACGTCGACCATCTACAGCGTCCTCGCCGGGGTCGCGCTCACGCTGTACATCTGGGTCTGGCCCTCGGCGGTCCTCCTGGTCGGTATCTTCGGCGTCTTCTTCGCCGTGCAACTCTGCTTCGACTACCTCCGCGGGATCTCGCCGGACCACGTCGCCTTCGTCGGCGCGGTGAGCCTCGGCGTGACCGCGATCCTGACGCTCCTCCTGATGGAACAGCCCGGAAGCACGAGTTCGACGAGCTTCGGACTGCTCCAGCCCCTCGCCGCCTTCCTCGTGGCCGTCGGCTGCGTCTTCATGGCCTGGGTCGCCCGCCAGTGGAACGATCGCGATATCGAGCGGCGGTACTACCCCGTTGCCATCGCCGGCCTCATCGCCGCGGCGCTGCTGGCGATGTGGCTTCTCCTGCCCAGCCTGTTCGACTCGATCGTCGGGAACGCGACGCGGCGCATGCTCCCGTTTGGCGGAACGGCCACCGACCTCACGATTTCCGAGGCCCAACCCCCGGAGAACTTCCTCGACAGCGTCTTTAGCGAGTTCGGAAGCGCGTTCTACACGATGCTCGCCGGCCTCGCTTTCATCGTCATTCGCCCGCTGTTCGGCCGCAAGATCCGCGCCGAGCACACGCTGGTCGTCGTCTGGACGCTGTTCCTGATCAGCATGGCGGCGACGCAGGTTCGCTTCTCGTACTACCTCGTGCTCGGCGTCGCGGTCGTCAACGCCGCGTTCGTCGCGGAGTTCGTTCGCCTCTTCGATCTGGACCTTCAGGCGAGCCTCGAGTCGATTCGCGGAATCGAGACCTATCAGGTGATCGTGCTTTTCCTCGTCGTGATCCTGCTGTTCGCGCCGCTACTCCCGCCGATCGCCGCCGACGATACGACCTCTTGGGAACAAGCCAATAGCACCGGCCCGTCCTACGACGCCACCATGGTCTGGGAGGGGTCGAACGAGTGGCTCGCCAACAACACGCCCGCGCCGGGCAACTGGGGCGAGCACGAAAACGCCGATCAGCTCGAGTACTTCGGATCGTACGACCGCCCCGCCGACGGGGATTACGACTATCCCGAAGGCTCCTACGGCGTGATGTCGTGGTGGGACTACGGCCACCTGATAACGACGCAGGGCGAGCGGATCCCCCACGCGAACCCGTTCCAGCAGAACGCGCCGTCCGCCTCGGCGTTCCTGACCGCCGAGTCCGAGGAACGCGGCGAACTGGTCCTCGATACCATCGCCGCCGGCGAGAACCCGGCCGACAAGTCCACCGAGGAACTCGAGTCGCTGTCCGAGGGCGCCACCCACGAGCAGATGCGGTACGTGATGGTCGACTACGAGATGGCGGCCGGGAAGTTCTCCGCGATCACCGCGTGGTCCGGGCCGAACTACGAACACTACGTGACGCCGTCGGGCCACGAGGACGGAGAGCCGGTGAACATCAATGACTACCAGAACGGGACCATCCCCTACTACGACACGATGCAGTCCCAGCTGTACTTCGACGACGCGGACGGGCTCGAGCACTACCGGACCGTCCACGAAAACGCCGACGCTGGGACGGCGACGATCGCCACCTACGCGAATGTGTTCGTCCCCGGCGCCATTCAGGGACAGGTCGCCCAGGAGCTGCAGGAACTGGGCTACCAGGAGGGTGACGTGATCTACTACCAGGACGGCGAGTTCGCGGCGCCCGGCGAGGGACGTCCGTCGGTAGCGATACAGCAGATGGGATTCCAGCGGATTCAGAGCATCCAACAGAACCCGACCCAGCAGCTACTGGGCGTCCGGAGCGCCGCCGCGGTGAAGACGTTCGAACGCGTCGAGGGCGCGACGCTCACTGGCACCGTCGACGACGCAGACGACGTGCTCGGAAACGAGACGACGGCCACCGTCGAGGTCGAACTCGAGACGAACGCCGGTCGGACGTTCAACTACACGCAGGAGACCGAAGTCGCCGAGGACGGCTCGTTCGAACTGACCGTTCCCTACGCGACCAACGACGAACTCGGCGTCGAGGACGGCTACACGGACAGCGCCGTCGAAGCGACCGGCGAGTACGACGTGACCGTCGGCGAACCGGGCGAAACCGGCTACGCGGCGGAGACGGCCGTCCCCGAGACCGCAGTGGTTCAGGGCGAGACCATCACCGTCGACGGGTTCGAGCAGACCGAACTCGAGGACCCCGACGAGTCGGAAGACGGCAACGAGACCGACGGCAACGAAACCGACGGCGGCTCGACGGACGGAAACGAAACCGACGGCGGGAACGAAACCGACGACGGCAACCAGACCGACGGCGGCAACGAAACCGGTTCGGACGGCGCCGAAGCCGAGGACAACTAACGGCCAACGGATCCCCGTCGTCGCAGTCGATTTTCGATCGGAATTCGCGTCGCGCAATCCGAGCCGCCGCGGCGACCTCCGAAAGTGAGAACGCTTTTCTCCCCGTCCGAAATAGCTCCGGTAATGCGGGAATTTCTCGCCGTGTACTGCAAGGGCTTCTCGATGGGCGCGGCCGACGTCGTCCCCGGCGTCTCGGGCGGGACGATCGCGCTCATCGTCGGCATCTACGACCGGCTGATCCGCGCGATCACGGCCATCGACCCCCGGGCCTTTCGCCCGGCGCTGCGCCCCCACGATCCCGAGGCTCGAGCGCGACTCCGAGCGGAACTCGAGCGAATGGAGATCCCCTTTTTGCTATCGCTGGGACTCGGCGTCGCGACGGCGATCGTGGTCCTCTCGAGTCTCATGCACGGGGCGGCGACGACGTATCCGGTGGCGACGTACGGCTTCTTCTTCGGGCTGATCGCCGCGTCGGCGGTCGTCCTCTACGGCGAGATCGACCGGTGGACGGCCGGCCGCGTGGCCATCTCGGTCGGCGCGATCGCGCTCGCGTTCGCGGTCTCGGGGACGACCGCGGGGAACGTGCCACACGGGCTTCCGATAGTCCTCCTCGCCGGAGCGATCGCGATCTGTGCGATGATCCTCCCCGGCGTTTCGGGCGCGTTCTTCCTCCTGATCCTCGGCCAGTACGAGTACATGACGGGGACGTTAAGCGGGTTCATCGACGCGCTCGTCGATCTGCTCGACGGCGGCGCGCTGGCGCCCGTCCTCGAGAGCGGAACGGTCGTCGTCGTCTTCGGCGTCGGCGCGGTCGTCGGCCTGTTCACGATGGCCCACGCGGTCGGCTACGCCCTCGAGCGCTACCGGGCCGCGACGCTGGCCGCGCTGG containing:
- a CDS encoding oligosaccharyl transferase, archaeosortase A system-associated, whose protein sequence is MSTDTEHVEEDSETSSSLLETWSDWYHIPVLGAVMLFMFWVRTQAYDRFVTEDGSPALAGVDSWYHWRTIEWTAENYPNTMPYEVWTGFPEGNYVGQFGTLFDQLIVTVAMIVGLGNPSTETVYTVALLMIPAMAALVAIPVFYAGRRLGGTLGGIVSVLVLALAKGQFLTRSTVGQLDHHVGEVLFMAIAVVAMMVALTVAERDQPIYELVVDRDWDALRTSTIYSVLAGVALTLYIWVWPSAVLLVGIFGVFFAVQLCFDYLRGISPDHVAFVGAVSLGVTAILTLLLMEQPGSTSSTSFGLLQPLAAFLVAVGCVFMAWVARQWNDRDIERRYYPVAIAGLIAAALLAMWLLLPSLFDSIVGNATRRMLPFGGTATDLTISEAQPPENFLDSVFSEFGSAFYTMLAGLAFIVIRPLFGRKIRAEHTLVVVWTLFLISMAATQVRFSYYLVLGVAVVNAAFVAEFVRLFDLDLQASLESIRGIETYQVIVLFLVVILLFAPLLPPIAADDTTSWEQANSTGPSYDATMVWEGSNEWLANNTPAPGNWGEHENADQLEYFGSYDRPADGDYDYPEGSYGVMSWWDYGHLITTQGERIPHANPFQQNAPSASAFLTAESEERGELVLDTIAAGENPADKSTEELESLSEGATHEQMRYVMVDYEMAAGKFSAITAWSGPNYEHYVTPSGHEDGEPVNINDYQNGTIPYYDTMQSQLYFDDADGLEHYRTVHENADAGTATIATYANVFVPGAIQGQVAQELQELGYQEGDVIYYQDGEFAAPGEGRPSVAIQQMGFQRIQSIQQNPTQQLLGVRSAAAVKTFERVEGATLTGTVDDADDVLGNETTATVEVELETNAGRTFNYTQETEVAEDGSFELTVPYATNDELGVEDGYTDSAVEATGEYDVTVGEPGETGYAAETAVPETAVVQGETITVDGFEQTELEDPDESEDGNETDGNETDGGSTDGNETDGGNETDDGNQTDGGNETGSDGAEAEDN
- a CDS encoding FkbM family methyltransferase, which encodes MTLLHRAYRLFRSEGAGAVASGARKKILARFDPIYQRTKPEYKRYSVGDASAEFDMSRRRLGRHDFADDIRSERSLIERVLSAVEADDVFYDVGANVGIYSCLVGSRLGSGHVVAFEPTPDAYNVLRRNVDRNDAPVETFNVALSDTNGTTRMAVNGRTGHQFADGRDGTLEIETRRGDDLVSERDLRPPNVCKIDIEGAEYLALEGLRETLNDPACRRVFCEIHTEKIREIGGSADEVETLFRELGFELKFRGDRRANYFIEASRSAEHR
- a CDS encoding glycosyltransferase family 4 protein, whose amino-acid sequence is MTRIALVTPRYPPTHAGGGEISARLLAEQLHARDAVDEVVVYSFDGESTETVGGVPVFRLADVPQYPYTLPNEIAYRKLRAVGPDPDVIHAYNMHLHPAVGRLSATLDVPAVATLNAYPLVDWAEVNVSPSLKRRLYERTLLRLERPRLLEQMANIGLFLPLSSAVERVYRSHGLETADYEVIPNMLDPSFEVPADGTEETDQVELLYVGYLRDTKGVRYLVDAMDRLPEQIELTVVGDGPERDALEARAAKAAAFDRIEFTGSVPYEEVTRAYADADVFVHPGVWPEPFGRTILEAMQAGLPVVATDIGGPAETVPQSELLAEPGDPASLSESIEYAVTNRDRIGRENRQFVEEQYHPDVVVPRFHDVYERVRRD
- the aglG gene encoding glucosyl-dolichyl phosphate glucuronosyltransferase — encoded protein: MKVSVVICTYAMDRYDVFSECVDSVLSQTYDPLEVVILVDGNEPVFEQVQNDYGGLDDVVLHCNDENQGISHSRTRGAEIATGDVVAFIDDDAVAEDDWVAELARVYEETDALAVGGHVAPDWVTEKPDFFPAEFYWLVGCDERGMGEHMEELRNTYGSNISFRREVFLNVGGYDENTGRHGDRHIQAHEAPVCIRIANKYGRGVIYNTDAVVHHKLFDYRGDFQWLVFRSFWQGYSKRIMDLLLPEAKGDKNEYLRDLMLEFVPERLSDLVRRPSSAKAKQLVTIFIFTAAVGFGYLYGLIEMDRTELTVESDTVSST
- a CDS encoding glycosyltransferase, with the translated sequence MTDFGAADRELAVAHWGEHANGGGDRLAWELARVFEDAPFYVGWRDESIEPADIEAEQLIQDRLLNRALEQGGLARQLAHLVGWQLASPLREYDILVTSGNEPLFYVAPTEQTWVAYIHHTNRRQSDQITEIESARFPRLQLLVYYAIRVLFDHNTHRPDLYVVNSELVKRRVERYWGVPSEKIRVVYPPVDTHKYNPTDEETEEYYVTLSRLDWHKDIDGIVRAFNELEQRLLVAGDGPERERLERMAGDNVEFLGFVDEAEKQRLLSGAKAFVFNGRDEDFGIAPVEALAAGTPLLGVKEGMTQFQVVDGKNGYRHTRTGETGPSLTETIRRFEKEGVDWSASEIATFADRFSVDAFHDSMRDAVDTAVSNADITPSWYEQYESDN
- a CDS encoding DUF368 domain-containing protein, producing MREFLAVYCKGFSMGAADVVPGVSGGTIALIVGIYDRLIRAITAIDPRAFRPALRPHDPEARARLRAELERMEIPFLLSLGLGVATAIVVLSSLMHGAATTYPVATYGFFFGLIAASAVVLYGEIDRWTAGRVAISVGAIALAFAVSGTTAGNVPHGLPIVLLAGAIAICAMILPGVSGAFFLLILGQYEYMTGTLSGFIDALVDLLDGGALAPVLESGTVVVVFGVGAVVGLFTMAHAVGYALERYRAATLAALVSLMVGALRLPVERVSSNLGETSLGTPGVAVAMALAGAGAVLLVDWHTDDLEY